GGAGCTGTGGAGGAGGCCCCGCCTGTTGCTACTAGACGAGCCCACGGCGGGGGTGGACAGGCGCTACGCCGAGGCTGTTGGAGAGCTCATCTCCGCCTACGGAGGCACCGTGGTGTTCGCCACACACGACCCCGTATTTGCGGAGAGGTATGGGGAGTACAAGATCAGGCTTGGGTAAGCTCCTCCTGCTGATGTACCCGTTGCTAGACGTCTCCTCCCTAGCGGTGCTTGTACCCCTGTCTCTTCTGAGGCGGGAGGTTTTGAAGACGGTGGGTGTGTTCGCCGCCATGTTTTTCCTCTTTTCTCTATTGTCGGCCCCCGCCAGCGACGCGGCGGCGGCCTCCCTCGTCCTTTTTAAAAACCTCCTGGCGCTGGGGCTTTTCTTCCGCCTGCTGGAGCCTGGGGAGGTGGCGTGGTTTTTGGAGAAGCTCGGCGCGAGGGGGGCCTCCGCCTACATACTCGTAATTTCGCTCAGGGCGGCGGACGTCCTGTCGAGAGAGGTTAGGGCCTTCACGGCGGCGCAGAGGGCAAAGGGCATTGGCGGCGTCGTGGCTATTCTGAAAAGCGGACTCCCGCTGGTTATCTACTCCATGGAGTACGCCGAGTACCTAGCCGTTCAACTGGGGCAACGCAATTTTAGATGCCTCTCTGAAAAGCCGCCGCTGTTTACAAAGCTAGACGTTTTAATCGCGTTGGCGACAGCCGTCGCCATTGTTATACACTGGGTTTCGGGGAGGTGGGCCTTCGCGTTGGCCGAAGCTGTTAAAATGTGAGGGGTGTGTACCCCTCGCCGAGCAGTCTGCTGAGCCTTTCTCCAAAAGAGGCTAGTCTTATGCCCCTCTTTGTGAGCTCGTCGGCGAGGCCCCAGCTCTCTGCATATCTGACACATGCAGAGTCCACGACGCCCGTGGCTAACAGTTCGCTTAAAATCTTGGCGTTCTCCCCATCGAGCTTAGCTAGCCTCCTCTGGCTGGGCCCGAAGAAGAGCATCTTTATGTCGTCGAATCTCTTGTTTAGATAGGAGCGGTAGGTAAACATAAGAGCTATGTCAAACTTCTCATCGTCTGACAGCACCACAACGGCTATTTTAACCATTAAAACGGCGGGTTTGCTATTTTTAAAAATTGTGCTTCCCAGCCGGGTTGGGCAAAAGTTATTAATTGGTATGTAATTGAGTTTTTATGTGGAGGGTTGCTATAACAATTGCCGGGCTTGACTCCGGCGGGGGGGCGGGGATCCACGCCGATGTCAAGACCTTCGCCGCGATGGGCGTCCACGGCGCGACGGCGCTGACGTGCGTAACGGCGCAGAACACCTACGAGGTTAGGGAGGTGCAGTGCCTCAGCCCGGCTATGGTTAGGGCCCAGATACTCGCCGTGTGGGACGACATGGGGATAGACGCCGGCAAAACCGGTATGCTGGGGACGGGGGAGATAATTGAGGAGGTGGCGGCCACCGTGGAGAAGCTGGGCTTCCCCCTGGTGGTGGACCCGGTGATGGTGGCCAAGTCCGGCGCGCCGCTGATATCAGACGACGCGGTCGACGTGTTGAAGAAAAGGCTGTTGCCGGTGGCTAAGGTGGCGACTCCCAACAGGCCCGAGGCGGAGAGGCTCACCGGCATGTCCATAGCCTCGGAGAGGGACGCCGAGAGGGCGGCGGAGTACATCCATAGGGAGTACGGGACTGAGGTGGTTATTGTGAAGGGCGGCCACCTCCCTGGCGGGGAGGCGGTGGACGTGGTGTACTACAGAGGCGCAGTGCACAAGTTCTCCACCCCCAGGCTGGACTCCAGGGCGACCCACGGCACCGGCTGCGCCTACTCCGCGGCCATCGCGGCGGGGCTGGCGAAGGGGCTTGACCCCCTGGAGGCTGTCAAGACGGCGAAGCAGTTTATCTACACCGCTATTAAATACGGAGTGGCCAGGGGCAAGGGCCACTGGGCGGTCAACCCCACCGCCTGGGTGGAGATACCCGCGGAGAGGTGGAGAGCTGTGGAGGAGCTGGAGGCCGCGCTTAAGCTGGTGAGGCGCAACGCGGAGAGGCTGGCCAAGGCCATCCCCGAGGTGCAGAGCAACCTCGGCTACGTAATCGACCCGCGCTACGCCCGGGACACGGGGGACGTGGCGGCGGTGCCTGGACGCATTGTGAATTACATGGGCGAGGCGAGGCCCTCCGGGCCGCCCACATTCGGAGCCAGTAGCCACGTAGCCAGAAAAATCCTGGCCCTCGCGTCGCGCGACCCCCGCGCCAGGTCGGCGATGAACATCCGCTACGATCCGGAGCTTGTGGAGAGGGCCAAGGCCCTTGGCTTCAAGATAGCGGTGGTGGACAGAAGGCGGGAGCCGGAGGAGGTGAAGAAGAGGGAGGGAGGCACCATGCAGTGGGTTGTGGAAGAGGCGCTGAGGCAGACAGGAGGGGTAGCCCCCGACTTGATTGTCGACTTGGGTGACTGGGGCAAGGAGCCGCAGATCACCGTCGTGGGGAAGACGCCGGCGGAGGTGGTTGAAAAGGTGCTGAAGATCCTGTCCTGACAGCGCCGCTCAGCACACCCACGCCACAGCTTTAAATCCTCGACTGTTGATTGACTAACATGTGGCGTGCGGTTGCAATCGCCATTGTAGCCGCGGTTGCCCTCGCCGGCTTGGTTTATCTAATCAATTGGGCGGCTCCCTCCGCCATTAAATATGCCGACAGCTACGACAAAATCCTGGTGCTGGAGGTGAGCGCCAGCAACGTCCTTTTCGCAGACAGGGTCAGCGCGACCCTCCGAAATCTAAAAAACGGGAGCTTGGTGTATACAGTGGAGTGCACCCGCCACTCTATCTACGGCGGGTTTAGATACGCCAGATTTCTCTGCAACGCCAGCGCGGTTGAGCCCGGGATATATGCGATAGAGATCAGCTGGCCGCTACACCTCGAAGGGACCGTGGTGGTGAGGTAGCTCACGGAATCCACACCCCGGCCTCTCTCAACACCTCTATAAACTCCTCCAGCCCCAGCCCCGAGAGCCTCTGCGAAAGCCGCAGATCGCCTGTCTCAATGAAGAGAACGACGGCCGCTCTGACCCTCGGCGGCAGGCCGTTTATAAAGTTCCAATTGGCCTCTCTCCTCCTCATCTCCCGGGCCTCCTCCTCACGCTCTACGTACCAGGCAGGTAGCGCCATATCCTCTCTAGATCTCTTCGCGGAAATTTATGTCTTGTCTCCAGTTCGTAAAGGAGGAAGTCGTCCCTACCCACGAGGCCCCGCCTCGCCAGCTCTCCCAAAACCTCAAGCGCCCTCCAAACCCTAGCCCTCGCGTAGAGGTGTTGCGACGCGTAGGCGGCGCCGTTCTCCGACAGCACAACATAGCCTCTGTCGCTGGCCACGGCGATGCAGTAAGCCTCTGGGTAGTCGAGCCGCCTCACTGGGTACCGGCCGCTCAGCTCCATTAGACGAAGCGCCTCCTCTCTGTAATTCGGCAACTCCGGAAACAGCGCAATTCTCCCCCGCGCCATGTTTTCAGACACCCACATCACCGTCCCCTCTGAGTGCAACTCGGCGAGCACAGGCTCCGGCACCCAAACAACCTCAAACACGTCAAATAATAAATCTCTCTTTCCAAATCTTGCCCAATCGATGAGGAAGGAGGCATCGGCGATGGCGTTAGTTGACATGGGGGATGTTTGCCCTAATCCTCAGCTCGTTAAACTCCTCCATCTTCATCCCAGCTATTCTCGACGCCACGTATAAATCCCCGGTCTCGATGTAGTATACCAGCGCCGCCCTAAGCCGGGGAGGCAAGCTGTTTATAAAGTCCCAATTAGCCTCCCTCCTCCTCATCTCCCGGGCCTCCGCCTCGCGGGCGAGGATCTCCTCAATCTCCACGTATTGAAAGGCGCGCCGCCTTATAAGCTTTGTCTCTTCAGCCACGTTGCTCGTGGCTTTACGTATATAATGAGATGCGGCTGGCGCGCCCCGGCCTGCCCTCCGAGCGCTCCGGAGGATGCGGGGGCCTCTACAGACCCATATAAACGTACTGCTTATAAATTAGCTGAGGCGGGATTTTAGCCGCAGATCACATCAGGCGCTTCTCCCTACCTAATCTCTGGTTCTTTCTGAATTAGGAGGAGCGGCTGGCGGCTTTACATGGGGTTGCCGGAGCTTGGCTTTATTTAGCCCATCTTAACAGTGTCTAGAAGAGGTAATCGCCACAGCCAGCATAAAATTAAAAATATTTAAAAGTGGCACGCCGTGGGGGAGCTGTCGCGTCAGTGGCTGAGGAGGAGGCTCGGCGTCTTTGACATATACGCCTTGGTGCATGCTGACGTGCAGAGCACCTTCTACTTCCTCGCTGGATACGTGGCGCTGGCGGCCGGGCTTTGGGGATTTGTAGGGACTGTGTATGGCGTTGTGCTTATGGCGGCCATAGCGCTCACTTACGGAGAGATGGGCTCCCGCTTTCCTGAGACTGGCGGGTCCTATTTATACGTCAAGTACTCCTTCGGCGCCGCCGTTGCCTACCTCTCAACATGGTTGCTCGCCTTTGATCAAGTGGTGATGATCGCCTACGGAACGATAGACGCGGCTAAGGCGGTGCTGAAGCTTCTCCACGGCGCCACCGGGGCGTTTGAAGTCTTATTAGCCCTCGTCTTCTCTGGCGTGCTCTTCCTCTTAGCTCTCCTGGGGATTAGGGAATCAGCCTCGTGGGGTAAGGCGGTCGCTGTTATGGATCTCACCCTCATGTTTTCTCTCATAGTAACAGCCCTCGCCACGAGGCCCTCGGCGCCCCCCTTTTTCAACTGGGGGGGCGTGGAGGCCGCAAACCTCTTCTTGGCCTTTTCCCTCCTCTCCAGAGGCTTTACCGGACTAGACGCCCTCGGGCAACTGGCAGGAGAGGCTCGGGAGCCGCTTGTACAAGTGCCCAAGGCTACTGTGCTTTTGATAACCATCGGCGCGCTGGGCGCCCTAGGCCTCATGGCCTCTATCATGTCGGCGCTGACGCCTCATGACTTGACGGACCCCGCCATAGCGCCGGTTCTGCTCGCAGAAAAGATGCACCCAGTTTTGTACTACCTCGTCGCGGCTAATATCATCGCCGTCATGCTCACAGCGGCTCTTACAGGCTACATCGCCTTCTCCCGGCTGACCTACATTTTAGCAGACGAGGGCCACCTGCCCCCACACTTCTGGAGACTTCACAAAAGGTTTAGAACCCCCCACATATCCCTTACAGTTGCATTTACCGCCTCCCTCCTACTAATATACGTAGGGGAGATAAAGATTATACTCGCAATATACGCCTTGGGTTCCCTCATTAACTACCTACTAGTAGCCCTCGCCCTGGCCAAGGCCTCGAGAAGCGGGACGCTACACGGCGCCTTCAGCACACCCCTCATCGCCGGAGTCCCCCTCTCCGTGTGGATGGCCATAGCGCTGATACCCATCGGCATCGCCCTGACCCTGATAGAGAAGTACCCCTACCTATGGGCGTGGGGCCTCTGGATAGCCGCAGGCGCCGTGCTGTACTACTACAGAAAGACAGCCGCTAGGAGCCGCCCCTAGCCACAAGCTCCGACACTTTCCTCAAACCCCGCTCGATGTAAGGCACGCGGTCGGCCACGTCCTCCAGCGTAAGCCGCGCCTCGTGGAACCCCTTCACGTGCAGAAACCAGCCCTCTGCAAAAGCCAGCCTAAACTCCTCCCCCAGTGCCCCAGCCAGCTTTCTCACAGCTGAGAAAAAGATCCTCGCCTCCCACCTCCCCGCCCTCGCCGCCTCCCCGGCCTCTGGCAACCCTAAAACGACAGCCGCCGCCTTCACAGCCTCCTCCACAGCCTTGTACAGCTTCTCAGAGGCCTGCACCGGATCGCTCTGCGCCTTGCCCTCTTCATAAATACTTAAAGGTCATCTCTAAATGGATCCTCCCCTCTTCCGAAGGGTCAAGACTCAGAAGTGTAGCCAGCGTCCCTAGTGATAACATACTCCACATCTATCCCCCTCGCCTTAGCCTCCCTCAACAGCGCCTCCATGGCTACAGGAGGCCCCTGGCCCGCGCCGCGAGAAACGCTATTATCGTCTTGCTGTCCCTCACCTCGCCGCTCTCAATCATGCGGAGCACCTCCCCCGGCGTCTTGAAGACAACCTCCATATCCACCTCTCCGGGGTCCCTCTCCCCCACCCCCACGTACTCCAAGGCGTCGGTGAAGTAGAGCCTAATTAGCTCGTCGCTGAGGCCCGGGCTCGGGTAGAACTCCAGCAGGGGGACAAGCCTCACCGGCCGGTAGCCAGTCTCCTCAACCATCTCCCTAACCGCCGCCTCCTCGGGGCTCTCCCCACCGTCAAGCGTGCCGGCGGGTATCTCCAAGGTCCAGCTCCTAAGCGCCGGCCTAAACTGCCTCACCAACACCGCCTTCCCATCTACCACCGCAAGGACCCCCACCGCACCTGGGTGGACCAGGTACTCCCCCCACACCACGCGGCCTCCCACCTCCCTCGCCCTCTTCACCAGCGTAAACTTCCTCGCCCTGTAGATCACCTCATCCACGCCGCAACCACAAACCCCGTTTATAAGCTCTGCTAGGCGCAAAACAAGCCAAGCATCCCCCAGACGGGCTCTAAACGGGCAAAGACAGCCAAGGCGTTCCTCCCTCAGCCCCCTTTTTATCAACATCCCCCC
The sequence above is drawn from the Pyrobaculum ferrireducens genome and encodes:
- a CDS encoding NUDIX hydrolase, giving the protein MDEVIYRARKFTLVKRAREVGGRVVWGEYLVHPGAVGVLAVVDGKAVLVRQFRPALRSWTLEIPAGTLDGGESPEEAAVREMVEETGYRPVRLVPLLEFYPSPGLSDELIRLYFTDALEYVGVGERDPGEVDMEVVFKTPGEVLRMIESGEVRDSKTIIAFLAARARGLL
- a CDS encoding bifunctional hydroxymethylpyrimidine kinase/phosphomethylpyrimidine kinase, which produces MWRVAITIAGLDSGGGAGIHADVKTFAAMGVHGATALTCVTAQNTYEVREVQCLSPAMVRAQILAVWDDMGIDAGKTGMLGTGEIIEEVAATVEKLGFPLVVDPVMVAKSGAPLISDDAVDVLKKRLLPVAKVATPNRPEAERLTGMSIASERDAERAAEYIHREYGTEVVIVKGGHLPGGEAVDVVYYRGAVHKFSTPRLDSRATHGTGCAYSAAIAAGLAKGLDPLEAVKTAKQFIYTAIKYGVARGKGHWAVNPTAWVEIPAERWRAVEELEAALKLVRRNAERLAKAIPEVQSNLGYVIDPRYARDTGDVAAVPGRIVNYMGEARPSGPPTFGASSHVARKILALASRDPRARSAMNIRYDPELVERAKALGFKIAVVDRRREPEEVKKREGGTMQWVVEEALRQTGGVAPDLIVDLGDWGKEPQITVVGKTPAEVVEKVLKILS
- a CDS encoding PaREP1 family protein; translated protein: MQASEKLYKAVEEAVKAAAVVLGLPEAGEAARAGRWEARIFFSAVRKLAGALGEEFRLAFAEGWFLHVKGFHEARLTLEDVADRVPYIERGLRKVSELVARGGS
- a CDS encoding DNA-binding protein — encoded protein: MFEVVWVPEPVLAELHSEGTVMWVSENMARGRIALFPELPNYREEALRLMELSGRYPVRRLDYPEAYCIAVASDRGYVVLSENGAAYASQHLYARARVWRALEVLGELARRGLVGRDDFLLYELETRHKFPRRDLERIWRYLPGT
- a CDS encoding APC family permease, which codes for MGELSRQWLRRRLGVFDIYALVHADVQSTFYFLAGYVALAAGLWGFVGTVYGVVLMAAIALTYGEMGSRFPETGGSYLYVKYSFGAAVAYLSTWLLAFDQVVMIAYGTIDAAKAVLKLLHGATGAFEVLLALVFSGVLFLLALLGIRESASWGKAVAVMDLTLMFSLIVTALATRPSAPPFFNWGGVEAANLFLAFSLLSRGFTGLDALGQLAGEAREPLVQVPKATVLLITIGALGALGLMASIMSALTPHDLTDPAIAPVLLAEKMHPVLYYLVAANIIAVMLTAALTGYIAFSRLTYILADEGHLPPHFWRLHKRFRTPHISLTVAFTASLLLIYVGEIKIILAIYALGSLINYLLVALALAKASRSGTLHGAFSTPLIAGVPLSVWMAIALIPIGIALTLIEKYPYLWAWGLWIAAGAVLYYYRKTAARSRP